The following proteins are encoded in a genomic region of Nomascus leucogenys isolate Asia chromosome 17, Asia_NLE_v1, whole genome shotgun sequence:
- the LOC115830963 gene encoding uncharacterized protein LOC115830963, translating to MFSWTFLFPNPSSRQFSKVQAPLLLCRPHFSRPSPMRSPNTRRLKSEPRRRRPTKPDNPYPRNTRRPLGSPARRPAENARVRLEGSCVKSHARPAENTAAARARRPSGEGCSGTRCGGRGRVGRAGRAGPKAAGVSGQPCSRRPPAQQMVYC from the coding sequence ATGTTTTCATGGACATTTTTATTCCCAAATCCGAGTTCTCGTCAATTCTCTAAAGTTCAAGCGCCCCTCCTGCTTTGCAGACCACATTTCTCTCGGCCCTCGCCAATGAGGTCGCCAAATACTCGACGCCTCAAGAGCGAGCCGAGAAGGCGGAGGCCGACCAAGCCGGACAATCCCTATCCCAGGAACACGCGCCGGCCTCTCGGCAGCCCCGCCCGGCGCCCCGCGGAGAACGCCCGGGTGCGGCTCGAGGGAAGTTGTGTCAAGTCCCACGCGCGGCCCGCGGAGAACACAGCGGCGGCCCGCGCGCGTCGGCCTAGCGGGGAGGGCTGCTCCGGGACACGGTGCGGCGGCCGCGGGCGAGTTGGACGCGCTGGCAGAGCCGGGCCGAAGGCGGCGGGCGTCTCCGGGCAGCCATGTTCGCGGCGCCCGCCCGCGCAGCAG